The Candidatus Rokuibacteriota bacterium genome segment TCTTCTCGGCGCGGCAGATCTCCCGAAGCGACTCGAGCAGCATCTCGCCGTAGGCGAGCCGCACCACCACGATGCTCCCGGCCCGCGCGCTGCGGGCGATCATGCGCTTCGCTGCCATGCCACCCTCGTTTCCGCCATCCGCCGGTCCGAGCGCCGGCTTTGCCGGCGCAATCCCGGGGGGAGGCTTCGGACGGGGCGGGTACCCGCGCCACACCCGCGCGCCAGCGCGGGGGGTCGGCGTGGGTGCGCCCCCCTCCGAGCAAGAGTTAGTATCCGAACAGCCTCGGGACCCACAGGTAGAGGCCCGGGAAGTAGACACACAGGAACAGAACCCCGAACTGCAGCACGACGAACGGCCAGACGCCGCGGACGAGCCGCTCCATCGTGAGCCCCGACAGGCTCGCGACCACGAAGAGCACAACGCCGACCGGCGGCGTGAGCATGCCGATGACCAGGTTGAGCACGAAGACGAGCCCGAAGTGGAGTGGGTCGACGCCGTACTGGAGCGCGATCGGATGGAGGATCGGGACCAGCATGATGTACGCGGCGTTCGATTCCAGGAACATGCCGACGACGATCAGGAACAGCATCACGAGGGTCAGGAACACCGTCGGGCTTGCCGTAACGGACTTGAGGAACGAGGCGACCGTCGCGGGCACCTGCTCGACGGTCAGGAGGAAGGTGACCGATGATGCCAGCGCGATCAGGATGACCACGATCGACGTCGTCGCGCCGCTCCGGACGAGCGCGGGCCAGAGATGCGCCAGCCTCAGCTCGCGTGTGACGAAGAAACCCACCACGAGGGCGTAGACCACCGCGATCGCCGCAGCCTCCGTCGCAGTGAACACGCCCCCGACCATGCCCCCGATCACGACCACCGGCATCAGCAGCACCGGGAGCGCCTGCCACGTGCGAAGGGCCACGTCCCGGGCGCGGGGGCGCATCCCCGCCACAGGGTAGCCGCGGCGGCGCGCGATCGCCCACGCGAGGGCCATCATGCCGCCCCCGATCAGGATTCCCGGCACCATCCCCGCGAGGAAGAGGCCGGCGATCGAGACGCTCGACCCCGCCATGATGGCGTAGACGATCATCGCCGCCGACGGCGGGATGATCGGCCCGATGTTCGCCGCGGCCGCGACGACGCCGGCGCCGAACTCCTCGTCGTACTCCCGCTTCATCGGGCCGAGGAAGACGCTGGCGAGCGCGGCGGCGTCCCCGACCGCGGTGCCGGTCACGCCCGAGAGGATCATCTCGCACACCACGCACACGTGCGCCAGGCCCCCGCGGATATGCCCGACGAGGACGCGGGCGAACTCGACCAGGCGCGAGAGGATGCCGGCCGATTCCATCAGCTCCCCGGCCAGCATGAAGAGCGGGATGGCGAGCAGCGGGAACGAGTCAACCGCCGCGAGCATCCGCTCGGGGATCATGCGGAGCGGCAGGTCCGAGGAGAAGAGCACGGCGGCCAGGCTCGAGAGGCCGAGCGCGAAGGCCACCGGCACCCCGAGGAGCGCCGTGGCGAAGAACGTCAGCGTGATCGCGGCGAGCACAGGAGGCCGAGCAGCTGCACCGCCATGAGCAGCGCTCCGACGGGCACCGCCAGGTAGAACCAGAACACGCTGAAGCCGAGGGTGGAGGTCTGCTGCTCCCACTGGTCGGGGAGCACCGAGGCCCCAGTCACCACCACCACCAGGAGCAGCGCCAGCACGAGGACCCGCGCCCCGGCAAGCGCCCACTCGCGGAGGCCCGGCGAGAGTCGGTCCACCACCAGGGTCACACCGATGTGGCCGCCGTCGCGCAGGGCCAGGCTCGCCCCGAGGAAGCCCGCCCAGATGAAGCAGAAGCGCGACAGCTCCTCGGAGAAATAGAGGGAGCTGTTCAGGACGTAGCGGAAGAAGACCTCCGTGCTGATGACGGTGGCCATCGCGCCCATCGCGAGCGCGACGGCCACCCGCGTCAGCGCCGCCAGAACATCGACGACAAACCGGAGGGGGCCTCGACGGCCCCCTCCGGCACCTCCCCCTTCGATTGCGCCGGCCGGGGACCCGCCCCGATGGGGCGGGTGGGCGCTCGAACCCGGCATGTCTCTTGCG includes the following:
- a CDS encoding TRAP transporter large permease; its protein translation is MLAAITLTFFATALLGVPVAFALGLSSLAAVLFSSDLPLRMIPERMLAAVDSFPLLAIPLFMLAGELMESAGILSRLVEFARVLVGHIRGGLAHVCVVCEMILSGVTGTAVGDAAALASVFLGPMKREYDEEFGAGVVAAAANIGPIIPPSAAMIVYAIMAGSSVSIAGLFLAGMVPGILIGGGMMALAWAIARRRGYPVAGMRPRARDVALRTWQALPVLLMPVVVIGGMVGGVFTATEAAAIAVVYALVVGFFVTRELRLAHLWPALVRSGATTSIVVILIALASSVTFLLTVEQVPATVASFLKSVTASPTVFLTLVMLFLIVVGMFLESNAAYIMLVPILHPIALQYGVDPLHFGLVFVLNLVIGMLTPPVGVVLFVVASLSGLTMERLVRGVWPFVVLQFGVLFLCVYFPGLYLWVPRLFGY
- a CDS encoding TRAP transporter small permease; translated protein: MATVISTEVFFRYVLNSSLYFSEELSRFCFIWAGFLGASLALRDGGHIGVTLVVDRLSPGLREWALAGARVLVLALLLVVVVTGASVLPDQWEQQTSTLGFSVFWFYLAVPVGALLMAVQLLGLLCSPRSR